A window of Planctomycetaceae bacterium contains these coding sequences:
- a CDS encoding ParB/RepB/Spo0J family partition protein encodes MDNQPHDENSPQTNLKRRLGRGLNALLGSGGEMDGGQSDTAHLPTPGNHTIASDEIAVELIERNPFQPRRDFDQASIDELADSLRRHGVLQPLLVRPKPSGEAGYQIVAGERRWRAAQQVGLDTVPCRVLDFQDQQVSEAALEENLKRQDLNVLEKAQAFKAYLDRFGGTIEDLGRQLSMNRATVSNMMRLLELPDTVQIMLREDKLTGGHAKALLPLSEQQQIELARQIEQEQLSVRRTEEIVREILKSGAAALPSDQNAAPPAEKPQPSNHVLSLQDHLREQLGARIDIKLKKNDAGQIVIHFGGNDDFERIVGQLRKAA; translated from the coding sequence ATGGACAATCAGCCTCACGACGAAAACAGCCCTCAAACAAATCTTAAGCGGCGCCTCGGGCGCGGCCTGAACGCACTTCTTGGCAGCGGCGGCGAAATGGATGGCGGTCAGTCAGACACTGCCCATCTGCCAACCCCGGGTAATCACACGATTGCTTCGGACGAAATTGCCGTCGAACTGATTGAACGCAATCCATTTCAGCCGCGCCGCGATTTCGATCAGGCATCCATTGATGAACTCGCCGACAGTCTGCGAAGGCACGGTGTTCTTCAGCCGCTGCTTGTTCGCCCCAAGCCGAGCGGCGAAGCCGGTTATCAGATTGTCGCCGGCGAGCGTCGCTGGCGGGCAGCTCAGCAGGTTGGTCTGGACACAGTTCCATGCCGTGTCCTCGACTTTCAGGACCAGCAGGTTTCTGAAGCTGCACTTGAAGAGAATCTCAAGCGTCAGGACCTGAATGTTCTTGAGAAAGCGCAGGCTTTCAAAGCTTACCTGGACCGCTTTGGTGGAACGATCGAAGACCTTGGCCGACAGCTCAGCATGAATCGAGCAACGGTCAGCAACATGATGCGTTTGCTGGAATTGCCGGACACTGTTCAGATCATGCTTCGCGAAGACAAGCTTACCGGCGGGCACGCAAAAGCGCTGCTTCCGTTATCAGAGCAACAGCAGATCGAACTTGCACGGCAGATTGAACAGGAGCAACTCTCGGTTCGCAGGACCGAAGAGATTGTTCGCGAGATTCTGAAGTCGGGTGCCGCCGCACTTCCCTCAGATCAGAATGCAGCCCCGCCTGCCGAAAAGCCTCAACCGTCGAATCACGTCTTGTCTCTGCAGGACCATCTTCGTGAACAGTTGGGTGCCAGAATTGACATCAAACTGAAGAAGAATGATGCAGGACAAATCGTGATCCACTTCGGTGGCAACGACGATTTCGAACGCATTGTTGGGCAGTTGCGCAAAGCGGCATAA
- a CDS encoding phosphotransferase: MNDSFVIPPSAEDGETAVVARVACLFGVTAESVVAASGGFSGAAVYCVQTADNQRYALKQVQDPSPRSLQRLRWQHELINSAVMLRSVPLPQPLSAATGDIRLHSSHLAFDSLSSTLWTAEPWLPGYPADASAISDRHLTNASHALNEIYTAFSDTVLRTGGNERYRIEFNRSNALKTRIEILRSLLNGELEELLKTMEADPDTTFRHLARTICAALSRHIRRLYEQCCELAAREFRLQPVLKDVWSAHVLFTGSDVTGIIDLDASDTDSICCDLSRLQRSWFGSNIGRIQNWVEVFSSIRPLDKPERQLLSALDGCTVLLSPLNWLRRRRDDLKATENQRLHPLGRKLKTVKEPETPGKLLSTPAPGYPITTASARDSLCSSMIIDRLKRLSGVAEAYESVVF, from the coding sequence GTGAACGACTCGTTCGTAATACCGCCTTCAGCAGAAGATGGTGAAACGGCCGTCGTCGCTCGCGTTGCATGCCTGTTTGGTGTGACGGCGGAGTCTGTCGTCGCCGCCTCCGGAGGATTCAGTGGCGCCGCCGTCTACTGCGTGCAAACCGCAGATAACCAGCGATACGCTCTGAAGCAGGTCCAGGACCCAAGTCCCCGGTCTCTGCAGAGACTCCGATGGCAGCACGAACTGATTAATAGTGCTGTAATGCTGAGATCAGTCCCTTTGCCTCAACCGCTATCCGCGGCGACCGGGGACATTCGGCTGCATTCTTCACATCTTGCTTTTGATTCCCTCAGCAGCACGCTCTGGACAGCCGAACCGTGGCTGCCGGGGTATCCGGCTGATGCTTCAGCAATCAGCGATCGGCATCTGACCAACGCTTCGCATGCTCTGAACGAGATCTACACGGCATTCTCTGACACAGTGCTCAGAACCGGAGGCAATGAGCGTTACCGGATTGAGTTCAATCGCTCAAACGCCCTGAAAACACGAATTGAGATCCTTCGTTCTTTACTGAACGGAGAACTTGAAGAGTTGCTGAAGACGATGGAAGCGGATCCGGACACGACATTCCGCCACCTCGCCCGAACCATTTGCGCCGCCCTGTCTCGGCACATCAGGCGACTCTACGAACAGTGTTGTGAATTGGCTGCCCGTGAGTTCCGCCTGCAGCCTGTGCTGAAAGATGTCTGGTCCGCCCATGTTCTTTTTACTGGATCGGACGTCACCGGCATCATTGACCTGGACGCCAGTGACACCGACAGCATTTGCTGTGACTTGTCGCGTCTTCAGCGTTCGTGGTTTGGATCAAACATCGGCAGAATTCAGAATTGGGTCGAGGTATTCAGCTCAATCCGGCCACTCGACAAACCTGAACGCCAACTGCTTTCCGCACTGGACGGGTGCACCGTCCTGCTAAGCCCGTTAAACTGGCTCCGTCGGCGACGCGACGACCTGAAAGCCACAGAAAACCAGAGGCTTCATCCGTTAGGAAGAAAGCTCAAGACTGTGAAAGAACCTGAGACACCAGGCAAGCTTCTCTCAACGCCTGCTCCGGGCTATCCGATTACAACAGCGTCGGCGAGAGATTCACTTTGTTCGTCAATGATAATTGATCGGCTCAAGCGACTGTCCGGTGTTGCAGAAGCGTACGAAAGCGTCGTTTTCTGA
- a CDS encoding U32 family peptidase, with protein sequence MPIFTATPRIQKPGEMGIFRLMHKQQPDGVLVRNLSGMKFFGDNGVPMVGDFSLNVTNELSAQWLMSKQLRRVTASYDMNRDQLLALVDVIPPQWLEVVIHQHMPMFHMEHCVFCSVLSPGTNKTNCGRPCDVHQVELRDRLGIDHPLAADVGCRNTLFNAVPQSSAEITQQLVNRGVRSFRVEVLREDNDDLASVLNLYRDLLMDRISGREVWQSLNATNQVGITRGTLEPRRNPLALL encoded by the coding sequence TTGCCGATTTTTACCGCGACGCCGCGCATTCAGAAGCCTGGCGAGATGGGCATCTTCCGGCTGATGCATAAGCAACAACCTGATGGTGTGCTGGTTCGTAACCTGAGCGGAATGAAGTTCTTTGGCGACAACGGCGTCCCAATGGTTGGTGACTTCTCACTGAATGTTACCAACGAACTCTCTGCACAATGGCTGATGTCAAAACAACTTCGTCGCGTGACCGCCAGTTATGACATGAATCGCGATCAGCTCCTTGCGCTGGTTGATGTGATTCCGCCGCAATGGCTTGAAGTTGTCATTCATCAGCATATGCCCATGTTTCACATGGAACACTGTGTCTTTTGTTCCGTTCTGTCTCCGGGGACGAACAAGACAAACTGCGGTCGCCCCTGCGATGTTCATCAGGTGGAACTGCGTGATCGACTTGGCATCGACCATCCGTTGGCCGCCGACGTCGGCTGCCGGAACACGCTTTTTAATGCGGTGCCGCAGAGTTCCGCCGAGATCACTCAGCAACTGGTCAATCGGGGAGTACGCAGTTTTCGAGTTGAAGTTCTCCGCGAAGATAACGATGACCTGGCCAGTGTCCTGAACCTGTATCGCGATCTGCTGATGGATCGCATCTCCGGCCGTGAAGTCTGGCAATCCTTGAACGCAACGAATCAGGTTGGGATCACGCGTGGAACGCTCGAGCCTCGTCGAAATCCACTGGCATTACTGTAA
- a CDS encoding U32 family peptidase has product MPNRPELLAPAGDWDCVRAAVENGADAIYLGLDDGFNARARAVNFVLEQIPDLMEYLHRRGVRGYVTLNTLAFSDELVTVERIARQLALSSVDAVLVQDLGVARLIKSACPDLSLHASTQMTLTSAECIEVAEELGIERVVLPRETSIDEIRVIRRTTSMPLEVFIHGALCVAYSGQCLTSESLGGRSANRGQCAQACRLPYELVCDGELMDLGDQKYLLSPQDLAAWELTSDLIDAGICSFKIEGRLKTPEYVANITRSYRQAIDVALENKAVEFSRRQVQEMEQSFSRGFSPGWLKGCDHKMLVPATSSSKRGVLLGTVLQVDGDRVRVRLQYSIAAGDGVVFEGDRAAGTEQGGRVYQVFQHGIPQAGSIENGIVDLAFDRKAIDTRKLRPGLTIWKTDDPRLNQQLRKTFESADPQRRVPLNVQVIAEVGKRLRIVGETRTGCHCDVSSDQVLEAARKHALTAEVLREQLGRLGGTIYQLVGLDARISGQPMVPHSVLGQMRRLMIEQLDASLPHSNQRLMPENQLEQLRRTFPARTVESEQLNLSILVRTISQLQSLIQVLAQSED; this is encoded by the coding sequence ATGCCGAATCGCCCCGAACTTCTCGCGCCAGCCGGTGACTGGGACTGCGTTCGTGCGGCTGTCGAAAACGGGGCCGATGCCATTTATCTTGGACTGGACGATGGGTTCAACGCCCGTGCGCGCGCTGTCAATTTCGTGCTGGAACAAATCCCGGACCTGATGGAGTACCTGCATCGCCGAGGTGTCAGGGGCTATGTCACACTGAACACACTGGCCTTTTCAGACGAACTGGTCACGGTGGAACGAATTGCGAGGCAACTTGCTCTGTCATCTGTGGATGCAGTGCTCGTTCAGGATCTAGGTGTTGCGCGACTCATCAAATCTGCTTGTCCCGATTTATCTCTCCACGCGTCCACCCAGATGACACTCACCAGCGCGGAATGTATTGAAGTCGCTGAAGAGCTTGGTATCGAACGAGTGGTTCTTCCGCGAGAAACCTCCATCGATGAAATTCGTGTAATTCGCAGAACCACGTCGATGCCACTGGAAGTTTTTATTCACGGCGCACTTTGTGTCGCGTACTCCGGCCAGTGCCTGACCAGCGAATCGCTGGGAGGCCGCAGTGCAAATCGCGGTCAGTGTGCTCAGGCGTGTCGATTGCCCTACGAACTGGTCTGTGACGGTGAGCTGATGGATTTGGGCGATCAGAAATATCTGCTGAGTCCTCAGGATCTGGCGGCCTGGGAACTCACCAGCGATCTGATCGACGCCGGCATCTGCAGTTTCAAAATCGAAGGACGTTTGAAGACACCGGAGTACGTTGCGAATATCACTCGCAGCTATCGTCAGGCAATTGACGTTGCATTAGAAAACAAGGCTGTCGAATTCAGTCGGCGCCAGGTTCAGGAAATGGAGCAATCGTTCTCGCGAGGATTTAGTCCCGGGTGGCTGAAGGGTTGTGATCACAAGATGCTGGTGCCTGCGACCAGCAGCAGTAAACGTGGCGTTCTGCTGGGGACAGTCCTGCAGGTCGACGGCGATCGAGTCCGGGTTCGGCTTCAGTATTCCATTGCGGCAGGTGATGGAGTTGTCTTTGAAGGGGATCGCGCAGCGGGCACTGAGCAGGGGGGGCGGGTTTATCAGGTTTTTCAGCATGGAATCCCTCAAGCGGGCTCCATCGAAAATGGCATTGTTGATCTGGCATTCGATCGAAAGGCAATTGACACACGCAAACTACGTCCGGGCCTGACGATCTGGAAAACAGATGATCCCAGACTCAACCAGCAGTTGCGAAAAACGTTTGAATCCGCGGACCCCCAACGCCGCGTGCCGCTGAATGTCCAGGTGATTGCTGAAGTCGGAAAGCGGCTGCGGATCGTTGGCGAAACAAGAACCGGGTGTCATTGCGATGTTTCATCTGACCAGGTGCTCGAAGCCGCTCGCAAACACGCCCTGACGGCCGAGGTGCTCAGAGAACAGCTCGGCAGGCTCGGCGGAACGATCTACCAGTTAGTTGGTCTGGATGCCCGTATTTCCGGCCAGCCCATGGTCCCGCACAGTGTACTGGGGCAAATGCGGCGATTGATGATTGAGCAACTGGATGCCAGTCTTCCCCATAGCAATCAGCGCCTCATGCCGGAGAATCAGCTGGAGCAACTGAGAAGGACATTCCCTGCCCGCACCGTGGAATCTGAACAACTGAATCTCAGCATTCTTGTGCGAACGATATCTCAGCTGCAATCGTTGATTCAGGTTCTGGCCCAATCGGAAGACTGA